A region of the Nocardia higoensis genome:
ACTGCGGGGCGGGCCGGGCGGGTAACCGGACCGACCACGCATACTGTTCGGGTGCTCGAGAAAGCGGACACCTTGACGAGGCTGCGCACGCGCGGCGCCGTCCTGGCGCGCCGGGCCGAGGTCGTCATCGACCTCAACTACGTCGGAATCGTCGTCGCCACCCTGTTCTTCGCGCTGTCGGTGACCCCGTCGCTGGTGCCGCGTGACTGGCTGTTCCAAGGACTGATCAGCGGGGTCAACGCCGCGCTCGGTTACGGCCTCGGCTGTCTGCTGGAGTGGGGCTTCCGTTCCTCGATCCGTCCCAGGCTCACCATGATCCCGCCCGCACCGAGCTGGGTGGTCTACGCGGTGAAGGCGGCCGTGCTGACGACCGCCGGGCTGACCGCGGCGCTGATGCTGGTGCAGTCGGCGCGCTGGCAGCGCGAGATCACCGCGCTGATGGGCATGGAGGGCACCACGACGCCCGCCTACCTGCGTACCGGGCTGCTGAGCCTGGCGATCGGCGTCATCGTGGTGGCTGTCTATCGCACCATCCGCGAGATCGTGCTCTTCCTGGCCAGAGAGCTCAATCGCTGGGTCCGGGTGCCGCGCGAACTCGCCCCCGCCGTCGGCGCGCTGGTGCTGGTGGTGGCGGCGACCACGATCTTCAACGGCGTCGCCACCCGGGCCTTCTTCGCCGTCGCCAACTCGGCGTTCAGCGTGCGCAACGATCACACCTCGCCCAACGCGGTGCAGCCGCGACTGCCGCAGCGCTCGGGCAGTCCGGAATCGTTCGCGGCGTGGGACACCCTCGGGTTCGAGGGGCGCTGGTTCGTCTCGCAAGGGCCCACCGCGAGCCGGATCGCCGCGGTCACCGGCCGGCCCGCCCAGGAACCCATCCGCGCCTACGTCGGTCTGGAATCCGCCGAAGGCGAGGAGACCCATGCCGAGCTGGCCGTGCGCGAACTCGAGCGCGCGGGCGCTTTCGACCGGAAGGTGCTGGTCGTGGCCACCAGCACCGGCACCGGTTGGGTGAACTCGATGGCCGCGGGCGCGATCGAGTACATGTACGGCGGGGACAGCGCGATCCTCGCCACGCAGTACTCGTATCTGCCCAGTGTGCTGTCGTTCCTGGCGGACAAGGGCAAGGCCGCCTCGGCGGGCAGGCAGATCTTCGACGCGGTGTACCAGCGCTGGTCGCGGGAGCCGGTGCAGAGCAGGCCGAAGTTGTTCGTCTACGGCGAGAGCCTCGGTTCGCAGGGGTCGGAGGAGGCGTTCGCCGGGCTGGCGGACCTGCGCGGCAAGGTCGACGGCGCGCTGTGGGTGGGACCGCCGAATTCCAACCGGCTGTGGAAGCAGATCGTCGACCGCCGCGACCCCGGCTCGCCGGAGGTACTGCCGATGTACGCCGACGGGCTGGTCGTGCGTTTCGCCGCCGACGCACCGGATCTGGCGGAGCCCGGACCACAGTGGGAGACGCCGCGCATCGCCTACCTCCAGCATGCCTCCGACCCGATCGTCTGGTGGTCGCCCGACCTGATCTTCTCCCGTCCCGACTGGCTGGCCGAACCGCGCGGCTCGGACGTGTCCTCGCAGATGCGCTGGGCGCCGTTCATCACCTTCTGGCAGGTCACCGCCGACCTGACCAATGCCCAGGGCGTCGCCGACGGTCACGGCCACCGCTACGGCAGTCTGGTCGTCGACGCCTGGGCCGCCATCGCCCAGCCCGCCGACTGGACCCCCGAGCTCGCCGAGCGGGTGCGTTTCCAGCTGGAGTCGGCCGAGGACTTCGAACGAGCCACCAAGTGAGCCCGCGTCTTTCCCACGCGCCGGTGATCCGGTTGTTCCCGGCGTTCGCCGCGCTGATCGCTCCGCCGCTGTGGAACAACCGGATCGCGCCCGCGCTCGGCCTGGGTCGACGCGGCCGCACCCTGGCCCATCTCGGCTTCGCGACCGGTTACGCCGCCACTTTCGCGGGACGGCCGAACTGGTGTTCCGCCACGGGCCTTCGCGTGGGGCTCGCGGTGAGCTCGGTCCTCGTGACCGGCACGGCCGCCGCGCTCGCCCTCGCCCCGGTACGCGCCGTCCTCACCGAAACCCCCGACCGCGTGCCCGATGTGTCACCGGCGGAATGGATCGCGGTGCACATCCCCTTCGGCACCGTCGTGGCCGAGGAACTCGTCTTCCGCGCCACCCTCGACCCGCTGCTGACCGCCCGGTTCGGTGCCCGCCCTGCCCTGCTCCTCGGCGCGGCCGCCTTCGGTCTCTGGCACATCCACCCCGCCCGTAGCGCGGGTGACCGGGTGCTCCCGACCGTCGTGGCCACCACCGCCGCGGGCGTTGTGTTCACTCTGCTGAACCGCTGTGCCCGCAGCACCACCGCCCCCGCGCTGCTGCATTTCACCCTCGATGCCGTCGGTGCGGTGATCGTCACGCTCGCTCGGCGGAGGCACGACTCGTGACGCGGGAGGACGGCGGTAGCCTCGCGGAGTGGCACGGCGCAGAGTTGATCCGGGGGAGTTGCGGGCCGCGGTGGCGGCGGTGAGCGAGTGGTTGCGCGACGAGCGGTCGGCCGCTCCGGCGCGTGCGGAGATCGCGGCCGCGGTGCGGGCGACCGCGCGGACGCTGGCGGAAGCCGCGCCGGGACACTCGGTGGAGGTGCGGGTGCCGCCGTTCGTGGCGGTGCAGTGCGTGGAGGGGCCGCGGCACACGCGCGGGACGCCGCCGAACGTCGTGGAGACCGATCCGCGCACCTGGTTGCTGCTGGCCACCGGGCTGTCGGAATTCGCGCGCGCCGTCGAGGACGGGGTGGTCACGGCGTCGGGCAGCCGGGCGGGCGAGATCGCGCGCTGGCTGCCGATCACGCGACCGGCCTCCGAATGATCCCCGATGGGGCGAGTCGCTCGGGCGAGTTCGTGCCGAGCCCCCACCGGTCGCCCGGATCGGATCAGGCGGGAACGCGCTCGCCCGCGCTGCGGTGCAGCCCCTTGTAGTCGTAGAAGCGGGTGATCACCAGGCCGAAGATCACGCCGAATACCAGCCCGAAGATCGTCATCCACAGCCCGCGGCCGAGCCCGGCGTTGAAGTCGGCGTTGAAGTACAGGATGGCTCGCACGGACAGGTACACCTGGTGCATGGGCTCGAACGTCGCCAGCCAGGCGAAGTAGCTCGGCGTCGCCTCGATCGGCACGGTGCCGCCGGAGGAGGGCAGGCCGAGCACCACGAACAGGATCAGGTTCACCAGCAGGCCGGCCGAGCCGAACGCCGCCAGCATGGACAACCCCGTGACCCCGACCGCGACGATCGCCAGCGCGCTGTAGAGGTACAGCGCCAACGGCCGCTCGATCGGCATGTCCAAGGCGTGTGCCACCACCAGGAAGACCCCGGCGATGACGATCGCCGCGCCGGTCATCACACCCCACTTCAGCAACAGGGTGCGCACCCGGGAGATCGGCGTCGGCGGGAAGTGCACATACCAGGGTCCGTACTCGGTCGGTACGAAACCGAACGCCGCGTCGACCATGGTGTGAATCGTCATGGCGCCGATCACGCCGACCAGCAGCAGCAACAGCGCGAAGAAGAACGCGGTCAGACCCTCGCCGGTGCCGCTGGGCAGCGGCCGGAACTCCTCGTGCACCAGCCGCAGCGGGGACTCCAGGGTGAGCTGCGTCGCGCCGCTGATCTCCGTGGGCGTGCCGCCGCCGGGCGGGGTCAGCTGGGCTCGCACCTGTTCGGTGAGCTGTCTGCCGACCTGCTCGTTCACCCGGGGGAACATCTGATCGGCGATGCGGTCGACGATGGTGGTCGCGAACGGGCCGACCCGCGGATTGGTCTGCACGATGATGATCGGCTGCTCCATGTCGCCGGGCACCACGCTGCCCACGCCCAGGATGCCCAGGCGCTTGCTGAAATCGCCGGGGATGATGATCGCGCCGTACACCTCGCCGTTGCGCAGCTGGCGCTGCGCCTCGTTGATGCCCAGTTCTCGCAGGTCGATCTCGTCGGCCGGAATCCCGGCGACAATGCCCTCGGCGACTTCTGTGCCGAAATTCACCTGCTCGGGTTCCGCGGCGGTGCCGAGGGTGTCGCCGACGTCCATGTTCACCAGCGCGACGGGGAACCCGTGCAGGTTCTCCTCCGGATCGGCCACATAGGCCAGATACAGATAGCTCAGCAGAGTCGCGACCAGCGTGATCACGACCAGCGGAAAGACCGTCGCGCGCAGCAGTGTGTGCGGCTTGGGCGGCCGGGACGGTGCGGTCTGTTCCGTCGGCCGGTTTTCGCTCATCACGATCGAAAGGTACCGCCCGGGCGGCTGTCGGCACATCCTCCGGCAGGTGTGATTGCCGTCGGTATGCCGAAGCGGTGATCGCGCGACCAGTGGGCACCCGTAGAATGGCGAGAGCCCCCAAGCCCGCCCGAACAGGGAGCGTACGGTGATCAACGCCGAATCCGCGGTCGACAACCTCGCCGCCACCTCGGACCAGGACGAGAACGAACCACGCGAGGAGTGTGGTGTTTTCGGTGTCTGGGCCCCGAGCGAGGACGTGGCCAAGCTCACGTACTACGGCCTCTACGCGCTCCAGCATCGCGGCCAGGAAGCGGCGGGCATCGCGGTCTCCGACGGTCAGCAGATCCTGGTGTTCAAGGATCTCGGGCTGGTCAGTCAGGTGTTCGACGAGCAGACGCTGGCCGCCATGCCGGGTCACATCGCCGTCGGGCACTGCCGTTACTCCACCACCGGCGGCGTGACCTGGGAGAACGCTCAGCCGATCTTCCGCACCACCGCTGTCGGCTCCGGCCTGGCCCTCGGTCACAACGGCAACCTCGTCAACACCGCCGAGCTGGCCGGTCGCGCACGGGAACTCGGCCTGATCGGCACACCGGTCGCCGCCGACGGGCGCCCGCAGCCGGTAGGTGCCACCTCCGACTCCGATGTGATGACCGCGCTGCTGGCCCACGCCGCCGCGGACTCGAGCATCGAACAGGCCGCGATGACACTGCTGCCGCAGCTGCGCGGCGCGTTCTGCCTGACCTTCATGGACGAGCACACCCTCTACGCCGCGCGTGACCCCCACGGTGTGCGACCGCTGTGCCTGGGCAGGCTCGAACGCGGCTGGGTGGTGGCCAGCGAGACCGCCGCGCTGGACATCGTCGGCGCCGCCTTCGTCCGCGAGATCGAACCCGGCGAACTGCTGGCCATCGACGCCGAGGGCGTGCGGTCGATGCGCTTCGCCAACCCCGAGCCCAAAGGCTGTGTCTTCGAGTACGTGTACCTGGCCCGCCCGGACTCCACCATCGCGGGCCGCTCGGTGCACGCGACGCGCGTGGAGATCGGGCGCAGGCTCGCCAAGGAGCATCCGATCGAGGCCGACCTGGTGATCCCGGTGCCCGAATCCGGGACCCCCGCCGCCGTCGGCTACGCGCAGGGTTCCGGCGTCCCCTACGGCCAGGGCCTGATGAAAAACGCCTACGTGGGTCGTACCTTCATCCAACCCAGTCAGACCATCCGCCAGCTCGGCATCCGGCTCAAGCTCAATCCGCTGCGCGAGGTCATCCGCGGCAAACGGCTGGTCGTGGTCGACGACTCGATCGTGCGCGGCAACACCCAGCGCGCCCTGATCCGGATGCTGCGCGAGGCGGGTGCGCTGGAGATCCACGTGCGCATCGCCTCCCCGCCGGTCAAGTGGCCCTGCTTCTACGGCATCGACTTCGCCTCCAGAGCCGAGCTGATCGCCAACGGCGCGGGCGCCGACGACAGCTACCAGGACATGGTCGAAGCCGTCCGCCGCTCCATCGGCGCGGATTCGCTCGGCTACATCTCCACCGAGGGCATGATCGCCGCCACCGAGCAGCCGCGCTCGCGACTGTGCTGTGCCTGTTTCGACGGCGATTATCCGATTCCGCTCCCGACCGAAGCTTCCATCGGCAAGAATCTGCTCGAGGGCATGCTCACCGGGCAGCCGGAATCGGTTCTGCTCGGCGACAACGCCAACGCCAGCGCGCTGAGTCGTCCCTGACTCCCCGTCGTAGTCGTCCTGACTGCCGTCGTCGAGCCGTCCCGCGATCGGGTCGCGTGGAGGCCGACACCCATGCGTGCCCGAGATCCGGTTCGGGTAGCGTGATCAGGCATGTATCCGCCGATCCGGTTTGGAGCTCTCCCCGAAAATGACTGAACAGACCCCCACCGGCGGTGCCTCGTACGCCGCGGCAGGCGTGGACATCGAAGCCGGTGATCGCGCAGTCGAGTTGTTCGGGCCATTGGCGAAGAAGGCCACTCGCCCCGAAGTCCAAGGTGGCCTCGGTGGGTTCGCCGGTCTCTTCGCACTCAAGGGCGGCTACCGTGAACCGCTGCTCGCCGCCTCCACCGACGGCGTGGGCACCAAGATCGCGGTCGCCCAGGCCATGGACAAGCACGACACCGTCGGCCTCGATCTGGTCGCCATGGTGGTCGACGACCTCGTCGTCTGTGGCGCCGAGCCGCTGTTCCTGCAGGACTACATCGCCATCGGCAAGGTCGTCCCGGAGAAGGTCGCCGAACTGGTCTCCGGTATCGCCGAGGGCTGTGTGCTGGCCGGCTGTGCGCTGCTCGGCGGGGAGACCGCCGAACATCCCGGACTGATGGACCCCGACGACTACGACCTGTCCGCCACCGGCGTGGGCGTCGTGGAAGCCGACGCGGTGCTCGGCCCGGACCGGGTGCGCCCCGGTGACGTGGTGCTCGCCATGGGCGCCTCGGGCCTGCACTCCAACGGCTACAGCCTGGCCCGCAAGGTGCTGCTGGACATCGACCGGATGTCGCTGACCGGTCACGTCGAGGAGTTCGGCCGCACGCTCGGTGAGGAACTGCTCGAGCCGACCCGCATCTACGCCAAGGACTGCCTGGCGCTGATCGCCGAGACCGATGTGCGCACCTTCGCGCATGTGACCGGCGGCGGCCTGGCGGCCAACCTCGCGCGCGTGATCCCGGCGGGCCTGGTCGCCGAGCTCGATCGCGGCACCTGGAATCCGGCGCCGGTGTTCAAGATGATCGCCCAGCGCGGCCGGGTCGAGCGGGCCGAGATGGAGAAGACCTTCAACATGGGTGTCGGCATGGTCGCCGTGGTGGCGCCCGAGGACGTCGACCGCGCGCTGGCGGTGCTGACCGCTCGCCACGTCGAATGCTGGACGCTGGGCACCGTGAAGAAGGCCAAGGACGCCGATTCCGCGCGGGCCCATTTGCTGGGCGAGCATCCCCGATTCTGATCGGATCGCCGCGGGATTGTCACCGACCGACGAGAAGGGCCGATCGTCCGTTTTGCGGACGATCGGCCCTTTTTCGTGCCGAGAGAAATTCCGGTTCCGGTGAATTCCGCGGCTGATCGGTATCGGTGAGAATTTACCGGACGTCCCGCGCTGCGGCGACGACGAAATCGTCGTTCGGGACTACCCGGCGAAATTCGTTGCCCGGCAACCACGAAGGGTCACCGGACGTCGAATTGTCTTGGCAAGCCTGCTCGACCGAGCCGCGTACCCGGCAACGTGCAAAAGGGAGGCCCCGTCGGCCTCCCCTGTTGACGTTGTATCCGAGTCAGCGGCGCCAGTCGTCGTAGTCGTCCTCGTCCCAGCGGGACAAGGAGTCGTCCGAGTCGTGCTCATCGGACAACACGCCACCACTGTGCTTGGTGGGGTGTCCCGAGAGCTCGCGCTGAAGGCTCGCGAAGTCGGTTGGCGTCGAGCTGTACTTGAGCTCTCGAGCAACCTTGGTCTGCTTTGCCTTAGCCCGGCCACGGCCCATGGCTGACCCCCTCGCGTCACAGCGGGGCGGCCTGGGGTGTGTTGGCGGCCCCGTTCGAATTAATACTCTTCCTGACAGACACTTTAGCGTGTGTCAGGCGTCCGCGCCTCCATGAGTGACCGAAGTGCCCGCGCCGGGTGGTCAGGGCGCCGGAAATTCGTCGTGAGCAGCGTCGCTCAGAGTATGCCGGGGATGGCCCGGACCACCCCCACCCGAGCGTCGCCGCCGAGCACCGGCTGGGCCGCCAAATCCTCGTGGACAGCTGTCCAGTCGATCCCCATCCGCTGCAGAATCGCCAGCGTCAGGGGCATGCGCGCGCGGTCGCCGCCGTCGTCGATCTTGTAAGCGAAAGCCGAACCGTCGGGCAACGCGCCCGCGTGCACTCCGTCGGCGCCGATCTTGCAGACGAGTCCCGGGGTGGCATTCATGATCATCAGGTCCGGTGCGTTCGTGCCGGAAATCACTCGCGGATGGGCGCGGATGGCGTCGGCGACCCGACGCTGCGGACTGCCCGCATCGGCGGTGGCCAGCCGGGCATAGGCGCGGGCGAGGTTGACCAGCGACACCGGGATGATCGGCAACCCGCAGCCGTCGATACCCAGATCGGTCTCGGGTTCGCCGGTCAGTTCGACGATGGTGGCGGCGACGGCCTGCTGCAGCGAGTGGTTCTCCGCCGGATAACCCTCGGCAGGCCAGCCGTTGACCGCGCAGGTGGCGAGCATGGCGGCGTGCTTGCCCGAGCAGTTCATGTAGATCGGGCGCGGGCCCGCGGCCAGCGCCCTGGCGCGGGCGTGCTCGTCGAACGGCAGATCGGGCGGGCAGGCCAGATCGGCTTCGGTGAAACCGAACCGGGTGAGCAGACGCTCGACCAGCGCGACCTGGTCGGGCTCCCCGTAGTGCGAGGCGCTCGACAGCGCCAGTTCCACGTCGTCGGCGGGTTCGAACCCGAGTCGCAGCAGGGCCAGCGCCTGCATCGGCTTGTTGGTGGAGCGCGGGAAGATCGGCAGATGTGTTTCGCCGAGGGACACCGTAGGTTCGCCGTCGGCTCCCAGAACGACCACCGAACCCCGGTGCACGCATTCACGGAAGCCCGAACGCACCACCTCGACCAGTTCCACGCTCATGAGGCCACCTCGTCCTCGACGTCGCCGGCGGGTCCGAAGCGGCCCGCGGGCACGGCGCCGGTGGGGGAGGGCACGCCGTGCCGGCGGGCATGCCGGTCGATCTGCATCCGGACGTCGTCGGAAACCGTCGGCTCCTCGGCGAGCAGGGTGGCCAGCCGGTCCATGTCCGCGCCGGTGAACACCTCACGCACGGTGATCCCGTGGCGGGGCTGGTGCACCACCTCGACGCGATCGCCCGCCCCGATCGTGCCCGATTCGAGCACCCGCAGGTACGCGCCGGTGTGCGCGCGCTGGGTGAAACGCTTCACCCAGCGGGCTTCGCCTGCCACGTGTCCGAAGGTCGCGCACGGCACCCGGGGCGCGCTCACCTCGAGCAGAGTGTCGCCGATCGCCCAGCGCGCGCCGAGCACCGCGTCGGAGACGGCCATTCCCTCGATGCGCAGGTTCTCGCCGAACCAGCCCGCCGGTAGCTCGCGGCCGAGTTCCTCGGCCCAGAGCCGGGCATCCTGCTCGGCATACGCGTAGACGGCCTGGTGCACGCCGCCGTGGTCTCTGGTGTTGCAGACGTGGTCGCCGCTCAGCCCGAGCGGGCCGACCTCGACCCGTCCGCGCACCGGGCGTTTGTCGATGGCGGTGCGCCCGACTCGGCCCGGCACGGTCAGCTCCGCGTGGACCACACATACCGCGAGCACCCGGGCGCGCGCGGCCCGATCATCCGTGGTCGGCATCGGTTCCCCTCCCCTGTTCGGCCGAACACGCCGAGCGGTTCGGTACAGACACGTCAGCGCCGCCGATCCGGCGCCGCTCGCGCCGTGCAGTGCCGATCACCGGCCCCGCAGCCGCTCGACCGCGAGCCTGCCCGCCTGCGGGCCGCTCTCGTCGGGCACCGAGTCGGGGTCGATGGCCGCGGCGCAGGAGCCCACGGTGAGCGCGGTGTCGGCGGGGACGGCGCGTTTGATCAGCGCCAGTGCGATCGGGCCGTATTCGAAGTGGTCGACGACGGTGCCGAGCCTGCCCACCGTGCGCCCGCCCGCCGTCACCTCGTCACCGGGTGCGGGCCGCTCGTCGGCCGATCCGTCCAGATGCAGCAGCACCAGCTGCCGCGGCGGCTTGCCCAGATTGTGGACACGGGCGACCGTCTCCTGCCCGCGATAGCACCCTTTGTCCAGGTGCACCGCGCCGCGTTCGGCGACTCCGCCGATCCAGCGCACCTCGTGTGGAATGGTGCGCTCGTCGGTGTCCAACCCGATCCGTGGGCGCAGCGCGGCCACCCGCAGGGCCTCGAAGGCCCAGAGCCCGGCGGGTTCGGCGCCGGCCTCGGTGAGCTTCGACCACCAGGCGGTGAGCTGATCGCGGGGGATAACCAGGTCGTAGGAATCCTCGGTGGGCCACGGCATCCGGCGCAGGAAGCCGCCGCCGGGCAGCGGGGCGACCTCGTAGACGTCCGGCAGATCGGGCACGCCGAGTGCTTCGCGCAGGCTGTCCACCCGCGGGCCGAGCAGGCTCAGCACCGCGTGATCGGTGGCGGCGGCGGGTTCGGCGTCGGCCCAGAACACCATCTTGGTCAGGAAGTCCAGCAGCGCGGGCCCGCGCTCGCCTTCGGTGTCGATCCACAGGGTGCCGTCGAGATCGCTGAGCACGAAGTGGTGCTGCACGCGACCGTTGAGATCCAGATCGAGGTTCTCCGCCGACTGCCGGTCGGCGAGCCCCGTGAGGTGCTGGCTGGAGATGGTGTGCAGCCAGCTCAGCCGTTCGGCGCCGGTGATCCTCAGTACGAACCGATGCGAGCGGTCCACGATCGCGACCCGTTCGGCGGCGGCACGTTGTTCACCGAGGGGATCGCCGTGATGCCAGGCCACCGCGGCGTCCGGAGAGCCGGGCGGGCCCGCGACAGCGCCCGCGACGGAGAGCAAAGGGCTGGGTGCATCGTCCACGGACACCCCATCCACTCTAGGCGTGCCCTGGCTCATGTGTGCGCACCGGTCCCGGACGGGCCGAAATCTCGCCCGGAGACTGTGAACAAGCACCGTTTCGGCGGCCAGGCGGCGGTCGGAGACACATCCGGTGCCGAGTATGCGAATCCGGTGGTGGAAACTCGCGATTGACGTAGGCACGGGCAACCCGTTCCGCCTAGGCTCGACGCATGGTAGATCGAGTTCTTGTCACCCTCGACGGCGTCGTTCGCGACGCCGACGAGCCGCTGCTGTTCGCCGACGACATCGGGGTGCTGCGCGGCGACGGAGTCTTCGAGACGGTGCTGGTGCGCGATAGCGATCCGTGTGCGCTGGAATTCCACCTCGGCAGACTGCGCCGCTCCTCGCAGGCGCTGGATCTACCCGAGCCCGAACTGGCCAAGTGGCGTGAGGCCGCGCAGCTCGCCGCCAAGGAATGGGGCGCCGAACGCGAGGGCGTGCTGCGCCTGGTGCTCACCCGCGGCCGCGAGGGCGAACTGAACGCGCCTTCCTCTGTCACCTCGGGTGATCTGGCCGCGGCCGTGCCGGTGCCGACCGCTTACGTGCTCGTGACGCCGGTGCCCGAGCGCGTCGAGAAGGCCCGCACCGAGGGTGTGTCGGTGGTGACGCTGGCCCGCGGGATCTCGATCGACCTGGCCCAGGCCGCCCCCTGGCAGCTGCTCGGCGCCAAGACGCTGTCCTATGCGACGAATATGGCCGCGCTGCGGTTCGCGCACCGGATGGGCGCCGACGACGTCATCTTCACCAGCACCGAGAACCGGGTCCTGGAGGGGCCGCGTTCGACGGTCGTCATCGCCAGGGACAAGGAACTGATCACCCCGCCCGCCAAGAACGGTGTGCTGCCCGGCGTGACGCAGCGCGCGCTGTACACCGAGGCGGCCAAGGCGGGCTGGGAATGCCGCTACGCGCCGCTGTTCACCGCCGACCTGCTGACCTGCGACAGCATCTGGATGCTGTCGAGCATCACGCTTGCCGCGCGGGTGAATTCGCTGGACGGTCTGCGGATGTCGGCGCCCGACAACGCCGAGGAGATCATCGACCTCGTCGATCGCGGCATCGAACGCGGCGGAGCGATCGGCGACTGGTGATCGTGGCGGTTCGGCGGCGTGATGCTGCGCACTTCTGGTGCGGGGCGAGCGCCGCCGGGCCGGGAAACCCCAGGTCGGCGCTGAAGTCGATGGGGTTTCGTGACGCGTGCCTCGTTCTCCGGAGGTGCGAGCCGACGTAGCCTTGACTACGACATTTCGTAGTAGGTCGGGTTGGAGGTTCGGATGGATGTGCTGGACATATCCCGGTGGCAGTTCGGTATCACCACCGTCTATCACTTCATGTTCGTCCCGCTCACCATCGGTCTGGCGCCGCTCGTCGCGGGCATGCAGACCGCCTGGGTGATCACGGGCAACGAACGCTGGTACCGCCTGACGAAATTCTTCGGCAAGCTGTTCCTGATCAACTTCGCGCTCGGCGTCGCCACCGGCATCGTGCAGGAATTCCAGTTCGGCATGAACTGGAGCGAATACTCCCGCTTCGTCGGCGACGTCTTCGGCGCCCCCCTGGCACTGGAAGCGCTCATCGCGTTCTTCATGGAGTCGACCTTCATCGGCCTGTGGATCTTCGGTTGGACCCGACTGCCCCGGCTGGTGCACCTGGCCACCATCTGGATCGCCGCGATCGGCGTCAACGCCTCCGCCTACTTCATCATCGCCGCCAACTCGTTCATGCAGCACCCGGTCGGTGCGCGCTACAACCCCGAACGCGGCCGCGCCGAGCTCACCAGCATCTGGGAAGTGCTCACCAACAACACCACCCTGGCCGCGTTCCCGCACGTGATCGCGGGCTCGTTCCTGGTGTCGGGCACCTTCGTGGCCGGTATCGCGGGCTGGTGGATGGTGCGCAACGCGCGCAGCGGTGACCCCGAGAAGATGGCCGAAGCGCGCAGCATGTGGCGGCCGGCCGGGCGGATGGGCGCCTGGGTGATCGCGGTCTCGATGGTCGGACTGGTGATCACCGGCGACATCCAGGGCAAGCTGATGTTCGACCAGCAGCCCATGAAGATGGCCTCGGCCGAATCGCTGTGCCACACGCAGGAAGATCCCGATTTCTCGGTGCTCACCGTCGGCACCCACAACAATTGCGACAGCGTCACCCACCTCATCGAGGTGCCCTATGTGCTGCCTTACCTGGCCGAGGGCAAGGGCAGCGGCGTCACCCTCGAGGGCGTGAAGGACCTCCAGGAGGCCTACGTCGAGAAGTTCGGCCCCGGTGACTACCGGCCCAATCTGTTCGTCACCTACTGGTCCTTCCGCGCCATGATCGGCCTGTCGGCCGGTTCGATCCTGCTGCTGCTGGCCGGATGGTGGGTGACCAGGCGCGGGCGCATCCCCGATCAGCGCTGGTTCTCGTGGCTGAGCCTGCTGGCCATCCCCACCCCGTTCCTGGCCAACAGCGCCGGCTGGGTGTTCACCGAGATGGGCAGGCAGCCGTGGGTGGTCGTGCCCAACCCGACCGGCGACCCGCTGCTGCGGATGACCGTGCAACAGGGCGTCTCCGACCACGCGACGAGCACGGTGATCATCTCGCTGGTGGTGTTCACCCTGCTCTACGGCGTGCTCGCGGTGGCGTGGTTCTTCCTGATGCGCCGCTACGTGATCGAGGGCCCCGACCCGGCGAGCCGCCCCGAACCCCGCGGGCCGGAGGACTACACCGGCGGCGCGGGCGGTGCCCGGGGTGA
Encoded here:
- the purM gene encoding phosphoribosylformylglycinamidine cyclo-ligase, whose product is MTEQTPTGGASYAAAGVDIEAGDRAVELFGPLAKKATRPEVQGGLGGFAGLFALKGGYREPLLAASTDGVGTKIAVAQAMDKHDTVGLDLVAMVVDDLVVCGAEPLFLQDYIAIGKVVPEKVAELVSGIAEGCVLAGCALLGGETAEHPGLMDPDDYDLSATGVGVVEADAVLGPDRVRPGDVVLAMGASGLHSNGYSLARKVLLDIDRMSLTGHVEEFGRTLGEELLEPTRIYAKDCLALIAETDVRTFAHVTGGGLAANLARVIPAGLVAELDRGTWNPAPVFKMIAQRGRVERAEMEKTFNMGVGMVAVVAPEDVDRALAVLTARHVECWTLGTVKKAKDADSARAHLLGEHPRF
- a CDS encoding DUF3073 domain-containing protein codes for the protein MGRGRAKAKQTKVARELKYSSTPTDFASLQRELSGHPTKHSGGVLSDEHDSDDSLSRWDEDDYDDWRR
- a CDS encoding asparaginase; amino-acid sequence: MSVELVEVVRSGFRECVHRGSVVVLGADGEPTVSLGETHLPIFPRSTNKPMQALALLRLGFEPADDVELALSSASHYGEPDQVALVERLLTRFGFTEADLACPPDLPFDEHARARALAAGPRPIYMNCSGKHAAMLATCAVNGWPAEGYPAENHSLQQAVAATIVELTGEPETDLGIDGCGLPIIPVSLVNLARAYARLATADAGSPQRRVADAIRAHPRVISGTNAPDLMIMNATPGLVCKIGADGVHAGALPDGSAFAYKIDDGGDRARMPLTLAILQRMGIDWTAVHEDLAAQPVLGGDARVGVVRAIPGIL
- a CDS encoding MOSC domain-containing protein, whose amino-acid sequence is MPTTDDRAARARVLAVCVVHAELTVPGRVGRTAIDKRPVRGRVEVGPLGLSGDHVCNTRDHGGVHQAVYAYAEQDARLWAEELGRELPAGWFGENLRIEGMAVSDAVLGARWAIGDTLLEVSAPRVPCATFGHVAGEARWVKRFTQRAHTGAYLRVLESGTIGAGDRVEVVHQPRHGITVREVFTGADMDRLATLLAEEPTVSDDVRMQIDRHARRHGVPSPTGAVPAGRFGPAGDVEDEVAS
- a CDS encoding YgfZ/GcvT domain-containing protein, giving the protein MSQGTPRVDGVSVDDAPSPLLSVAGAVAGPPGSPDAAVAWHHGDPLGEQRAAAERVAIVDRSHRFVLRITGAERLSWLHTISSQHLTGLADRQSAENLDLDLNGRVQHHFVLSDLDGTLWIDTEGERGPALLDFLTKMVFWADAEPAAATDHAVLSLLGPRVDSLREALGVPDLPDVYEVAPLPGGGFLRRMPWPTEDSYDLVIPRDQLTAWWSKLTEAGAEPAGLWAFEALRVAALRPRIGLDTDERTIPHEVRWIGGVAERGAVHLDKGCYRGQETVARVHNLGKPPRQLVLLHLDGSADERPAPGDEVTAGGRTVGRLGTVVDHFEYGPIALALIKRAVPADTALTVGSCAAAIDPDSVPDESGPQAGRLAVERLRGR
- a CDS encoding aminodeoxychorismate lyase, with protein sequence MVDRVLVTLDGVVRDADEPLLFADDIGVLRGDGVFETVLVRDSDPCALEFHLGRLRRSSQALDLPEPELAKWREAAQLAAKEWGAEREGVLRLVLTRGREGELNAPSSVTSGDLAAAVPVPTAYVLVTPVPERVEKARTEGVSVVTLARGISIDLAQAAPWQLLGAKTLSYATNMAALRFAHRMGADDVIFTSTENRVLEGPRSTVVIARDKELITPPAKNGVLPGVTQRALYTEAAKAGWECRYAPLFTADLLTCDSIWMLSSITLAARVNSLDGLRMSAPDNAEEIIDLVDRGIERGGAIGDW